Proteins encoded together in one Clostridiaceae bacterium window:
- a CDS encoding LysM peptidoglycan-binding domain-containing protein gives MRIHVVRPGDSIYSISRMYGVSAQKIISDNELQNPDRLVVGQTIVILNGDMNYTVMPGDSLYSISRRFGVSMNAILSANPNITNPAQIYVGQVIIIPATNIKFGPIEVNGYAYPGTDREVLRKTLPYLTYLSIFSYSVREDGSLSTIPDQPLIDAARAAGTAPLMVITNTEEGAGFNSDIAHSVLTNATAQDNLVNNILTTLRNKNYYGLDIDFEYIYPYDRESYNNFLRRIVNTLRPLGYQITTALAPKISASQQGLLYEAHDYPVHGLLVDHVILMTYEWGYTYGPPMAVAPINEVRRVLEYAVTEIPNEKIFMGIPNYGYDWTLPFTPGTAAQVISNVGAVDLAARVGANIQYDAISQAPFFYYYDSNGRQHVVWFEDANSMLAKFTLANRFRVGGLSYWTIGRYFPQNWLVLSSVFDIVKVL, from the coding sequence TTGAGAATTCATGTAGTTAGGCCAGGAGATAGTATATATTCTATTTCGAGAATGTATGGAGTATCTGCCCAAAAGATTATTTCTGATAATGAATTGCAGAATCCTGACAGGCTTGTAGTAGGGCAAACCATTGTTATACTAAATGGTGATATGAATTACACTGTCATGCCAGGTGATTCATTATACTCTATTTCCAGAAGATTTGGCGTCAGCATGAATGCAATTTTGTCTGCTAATCCTAATATTACTAATCCCGCTCAGATATATGTAGGCCAGGTTATTATTATTCCTGCAACAAATATTAAGTTTGGTCCTATTGAAGTAAATGGTTATGCTTATCCGGGAACTGACCGGGAGGTACTCAGAAAAACACTGCCTTATCTGACTTATCTAAGTATTTTCAGCTATTCGGTTCGTGAAGATGGAAGCCTCTCAACAATTCCTGATCAACCTTTGATAGATGCCGCAAGAGCAGCAGGTACCGCGCCGTTGATGGTTATAACCAATACTGAAGAAGGTGCTGGATTCAACAGTGATATTGCTCATTCTGTACTTACTAATGCCACTGCTCAGGATAATCTGGTAAACAATATACTTACAACTCTAAGAAACAAAAATTACTATGGCCTGGATATAGACTTTGAATATATATATCCCTATGACAGAGAAAGTTATAACAATTTTCTCAGAAGAATTGTAAATACCCTAAGGCCACTGGGGTATCAGATAACAACAGCTCTTGCCCCCAAAATATCAGCAAGCCAGCAAGGATTGCTATATGAGGCGCATGATTATCCTGTTCACGGTCTTCTGGTAGATCATGTAATACTTATGACATACGAATGGGGTTATACTTATGGTCCTCCCATGGCGGTAGCTCCAATTAACGAAGTAAGAAGAGTCCTTGAATACGCAGTTACCGAAATACCTAACGAAAAAATCTTTATGGGAATACCAAACTATGGATATGACTGGACTCTGCCTTTTACTCCGGGAACGGCTGCACAGGTAATCTCAAATGTTGGTGCTGTTGATCTTGCAGCAAGGGTAGGCGCCAATATACAGTATGATGCCATATCCCAGGCGCCATTCTTTTACTATTATGACAGCAACGGCAGGCAGCATGTAGTATGGTTTGAGGACGCAAACAGCATGCTTGCAAAATTTACACTGGCAAACAGATTTAGAGTTGGCGGTCTGAGTTACTGGACCATTGGCCGGTACTTCCCACAGAACTGGCTTGTGTTGAGCTCTGTATTTGATATAGTTAAAGTCTTATAA
- a CDS encoding AMP-binding protein: MLDKGISIYYQDGRKIVKGLGYYEASGVKDLKELVKKSAKKYGNSVGFKFKDSNGRIVGKTYNEFDQDVDTLGTALISLGLKEKHIAIIGENRYEWAVCYFSVVNGTGVVVPLDKNLPKNEVENLIERGKIEAIFYSRTFHSMMIEIAQVNSRVKYFICMDEIPDINNNDSKFVTLNTLKEKGKTLLESGDRNFVDAEIDRNKMSLLFFTSGTTSISKGVMLSHANVASNVTSVTTVIHADQNDVFLSILPLHHTYENTVGMLAMINFGTCIAYCEGIRYIAQNILEFGVTILIGVPAIFEAIYKKLNEGIKKSGKAGLIKVLLVISETLRFFGIDIRRKIFKPIFDKLGPKLRLGVSGAAPIDPKVIKGFNALGYNLMEGYGLTEASPIVATNNDFVNRPGTIGYPMGGIEVAIDNPDENGIGEIIVRGDNVMLGYYEEPIATQEAIDKDGWLRTGDVGFIDKDGFIKITGRIKSMIVLTNGKKAFPEEYEILLNKLPGVKESFVWGNKAPDGDIQVCAKLVVDKERMVLDKGYMPSEEEMAREYEAAIKEINKRIPQYKIIRYFLITYEELVKTTTLKTKRSVEQEKVKAMLEKAGLEIRKASGKVIEKLCGDTQ, encoded by the coding sequence ATATTGGATAAGGGTATAAGCATTTATTATCAGGACGGAAGAAAAATAGTTAAGGGATTAGGATACTATGAGGCTTCAGGAGTAAAAGACCTTAAAGAACTTGTAAAAAAGAGCGCAAAAAAATATGGTAATTCTGTTGGTTTTAAATTTAAGGATAGTAATGGCAGAATAGTAGGAAAAACTTATAATGAGTTCGATCAGGATGTGGATACCCTAGGTACAGCTTTGATTTCTTTAGGACTGAAAGAGAAACATATAGCAATCATAGGTGAAAACAGGTATGAATGGGCTGTTTGCTATTTTTCTGTAGTTAACGGTACCGGTGTAGTTGTACCGCTTGATAAAAATCTTCCCAAAAATGAAGTAGAGAATCTAATTGAACGTGGGAAGATTGAAGCTATTTTTTACAGCAGAACTTTCCACTCTATGATGATAGAAATTGCTCAGGTAAATAGCAGAGTAAAATATTTTATTTGTATGGATGAAATACCAGATATAAATAATAATGATTCAAAGTTCGTTACCTTAAATACTCTTAAAGAAAAAGGAAAAACTCTACTTGAATCAGGGGACAGGAACTTTGTTGATGCTGAAATTGACAGAAACAAGATGTCTCTGCTTTTTTTCACGTCAGGTACAACAAGCATATCAAAAGGAGTTATGCTGTCCCATGCTAATGTTGCCAGCAATGTAACAAGTGTAACAACTGTTATTCATGCGGATCAAAATGATGTTTTTCTTTCGATTCTGCCACTTCATCATACCTATGAAAACACTGTGGGCATGCTGGCCATGATAAATTTTGGCACTTGTATAGCCTATTGTGAAGGGATAAGATATATAGCCCAGAATATATTAGAATTTGGAGTAACTATACTAATAGGGGTTCCTGCAATATTTGAAGCAATATACAAAAAGCTTAATGAAGGAATTAAAAAATCAGGAAAAGCAGGTCTGATAAAAGTATTGTTAGTAATATCGGAAACACTTAGATTTTTTGGAATTGATATAAGAAGAAAAATTTTTAAGCCAATATTCGATAAACTTGGCCCTAAATTAAGACTTGGAGTAAGCGGTGCCGCTCCTATAGATCCCAAAGTTATAAAAGGTTTTAATGCATTAGGATACAATCTTATGGAAGGATATGGCCTTACAGAAGCTTCTCCTATTGTTGCAACAAATAATGACTTTGTTAACCGCCCCGGAACCATAGGATATCCAATGGGAGGAATTGAAGTCGCTATAGATAATCCTGATGAAAATGGAATTGGAGAAATTATAGTCCGTGGGGATAATGTAATGTTAGGTTATTACGAAGAGCCGATTGCTACGCAAGAAGCCATTGATAAAGACGGATGGTTAAGGACAGGTGATGTAGGATTTATTGACAAGGACGGATTTATTAAGATTACCGGCCGTATTAAATCCATGATAGTTCTGACTAATGGGAAAAAAGCATTTCCTGAGGAATATGAAATATTGCTTAATAAACTTCCAGGAGTCAAGGAATCTTTTGTTTGGGGAAACAAAGCACCTGATGGAGATATACAGGTATGTGCAAAATTGGTAGTTGATAAAGAAAGAATGGTACTTGATAAAGGGTATATGCCCTCAGAGGAAGAGATGGCCAGAGAATATGAAGCTGCTATCAAGGAAATTAACAAGAGAATACCCCAATACAAAATAATACGTTATTTCTTAATCACTTATGAAGAACTTGTGAAAACAACTACTCTTAAAACCAAGAGGTCTGTTGAGCAGGAAAAAGTAAAAGCAATGTTGGAGAAAGCAGGATTGGAAATCAGAAAGGCTTCAGGCAAAGTAATAGAAAAACTATGCGGTGATACGCAGTAA
- a CDS encoding cytochrome C551 — protein sequence MADKKIICKDCNSEFIFTEGEQAFYREKGFENDPQRCPECRRARKQQRNSFNSNRSKSYGNRW from the coding sequence ATGGCTGATAAGAAAATTATATGCAAGGATTGTAATAGTGAGTTTATATTCACAGAAGGTGAACAGGCTTTTTACAGGGAAAAAGGTTTTGAGAATGATCCTCAAAGATGTCCTGAGTGCAGGAGGGCAAGAAAACAGCAAAGAAATAGCTTTAACAGTAACAGAAGCAAAAGTTATGGCAATAGATGGTAA
- a CDS encoding AMP-binding protein translates to MVRGISISIENGRRIIKGLGYYGKKNIRDLKEVVKSSAKKYGDAVGFKFKNKDNKIVTKTYKEFDEDIDALGTALISRGLKDSHIAIISENRYEWAVCYYSVVNGTGVVVPLDRNLPSNEVRNLIDRGKIEGIFYSGDFHPMMIEIAKVNNTIRYFICMDDYSVAGNADKRFVSLGTLMEEGKSLLQSGDKSFVEAPIDRNKMSMLLFTSGTTSTSKGVMLSHANITSNIAGVAASVYAGIGDVHLSLLPLHHTYENTLGMSHMIYRGVCIAYCQGIKHIAQNIKEFGVTILIAVPAIFEAIYKRLNDGIKKSGKEKLVNALIKVSEALRFVKIDLRRKLFKSIFDQLGPKLRLGICGAAPLNPEIIKGFDKFGLRILEGYGLTETSPLVSGNNDFVNKPGTVGYPIAGVEVAIDSPDENGAGEIITRGESVMLGYYENPEATAEVIDKDGWFRTGDVGIIDESGTMKITGRVKSMIVLSNGKKAFPEEYEELLKNLPAVKESFVWGNQSSNGEVQVCAKLVIDKEKLQQETGHIPSEEELALHYDAAIREINKTMPQYKIIRYFVITFEDLVKTTTLKIKRSVEYEKIRTILEKTGLEMRKASGRVIDTLINQNKSAVETNN, encoded by the coding sequence TTGGTAAGAGGTATAAGTATTTCAATTGAAAACGGAAGAAGAATAATAAAAGGCTTAGGTTATTATGGCAAAAAGAACATAAGAGACCTTAAAGAAGTAGTAAAATCCAGTGCAAAAAAGTATGGAGACGCTGTAGGATTTAAGTTTAAGAATAAGGATAATAAGATTGTAACTAAAACTTATAAAGAGTTTGATGAAGATATAGATGCATTAGGTACAGCTTTAATATCACGGGGACTTAAAGATTCTCATATAGCAATAATAAGTGAAAACAGGTATGAATGGGCTGTATGCTATTATTCTGTAGTAAACGGAACCGGAGTGGTGGTTCCATTAGACAGAAACCTTCCTTCCAATGAAGTCCGAAATCTTATTGATAGAGGAAAGATTGAGGGTATTTTTTATAGCGGTGATTTCCATCCCATGATGATAGAAATTGCAAAAGTAAACAATACAATAAGATACTTTATATGTATGGATGATTACTCTGTTGCTGGTAATGCTGATAAAAGGTTTGTTTCTTTAGGCACATTGATGGAAGAAGGGAAATCTTTACTTCAGTCAGGAGATAAATCATTTGTTGAGGCTCCCATTGACAGAAACAAAATGTCCATGCTGTTGTTCACTTCTGGTACAACGAGCACCTCCAAAGGAGTTATGTTGTCTCATGCAAATATAACAAGCAATATTGCAGGAGTAGCTGCTTCAGTATATGCGGGAATTGGAGATGTGCACCTTTCTCTTTTACCGCTTCATCATACCTATGAAAATACATTGGGAATGTCACATATGATCTACCGTGGAGTCTGTATAGCCTACTGCCAGGGAATAAAACATATTGCCCAGAATATTAAAGAATTTGGAGTAACTATATTAATTGCTGTTCCGGCGATTTTTGAAGCGATATATAAGAGGTTGAACGATGGAATAAAAAAATCCGGGAAAGAAAAGCTTGTGAATGCCCTTATTAAGGTGTCAGAGGCATTGCGGTTTGTGAAAATTGACTTGAGAAGAAAGCTGTTTAAAAGCATTTTCGACCAGCTGGGACCAAAATTAAGGCTTGGTATCTGTGGCGCAGCTCCACTTAACCCAGAGATTATCAAAGGTTTTGATAAATTTGGTTTAAGAATATTAGAAGGATATGGGCTTACGGAAACATCCCCTCTTGTTTCAGGGAACAATGACTTTGTAAACAAACCAGGTACTGTAGGTTATCCTATAGCAGGAGTGGAAGTTGCAATTGATTCTCCTGATGAAAATGGAGCAGGTGAAATAATTACCCGCGGAGAGAGTGTAATGCTGGGCTATTACGAAAACCCTGAAGCAACTGCTGAAGTTATTGATAAAGATGGCTGGTTTAGGACAGGGGATGTAGGAATTATTGACGAAAGTGGAACAATGAAAATAACAGGCAGAGTTAAGTCTATGATAGTATTGTCAAATGGTAAAAAGGCATTTCCTGAGGAATATGAAGAGCTGTTGAAGAATCTGCCGGCTGTAAAAGAGTCTTTTGTCTGGGGTAACCAATCTTCCAATGGTGAAGTTCAAGTATGTGCCAAATTGGTAATAGATAAAGAAAAACTGCAGCAGGAAACAGGACATATACCCTCAGAGGAGGAACTGGCTCTTCATTATGATGCCGCTATCAGGGAAATTAACAAGACCATGCCTCAGTATAAGATTATACGTTACTTCGTAATTACTTTTGAAGATCTTGTAAAGACAACAACATTGAAAATAAAAAGGTCTGTGGAGTATGAAAAAATAAGGACAATACTGGAAAAGACAGGTCTGGAGATGAGGAAGGCATCGGGCAGAGTTATAGATACTTTAATTAATCAAAATAAAAGTGCTGTTGAAACAAATAATTAA
- a CDS encoding glycerol-3-phosphate responsive antiterminator — translation MDRNLQEKILAESPVIPAIKDYQGLERCIESESNMVFILFGDICSISDIVTKVKNSGKYAIVHIDLIEGLSSKDVAVDFIVKYTKADGIISTKNNLIRYAKSKGLITIQRFFLIDSLAFSNLSKHASYEDADLIEILPGVMPNVISKVVRISKVPVIAGGLITEKEDIISALSAGATAVSTTNSKVWFL, via the coding sequence GTGGATAGAAATTTGCAGGAAAAAATCCTGGCAGAGTCGCCGGTTATACCGGCAATAAAGGATTACCAGGGTTTGGAAAGATGTATCGAGTCAGAAAGCAACATGGTTTTTATTTTATTCGGCGATATTTGCAGTATTTCTGATATTGTAACTAAGGTTAAAAACTCAGGTAAATATGCAATTGTACACATTGATTTGATAGAAGGGCTTTCTTCCAAGGATGTAGCTGTGGATTTTATAGTCAAATATACTAAAGCTGATGGCATAATATCTACAAAAAATAATTTAATCCGATATGCAAAAAGTAAAGGATTAATTACTATACAAAGATTTTTCCTGATTGATTCATTAGCTTTTTCAAACCTTTCAAAACATGCTTCCTATGAAGATGCAGACCTTATTGAAATACTGCCTGGTGTAATGCCAAATGTAATAAGCAAAGTTGTAAGGATTAGCAAGGTACCTGTCATCGCCGGAGGATTAATTACTGAGAAAGAGGATATTATCAGTGCTCTTTCAGCAGGTGCAACAGCAGTATCTACCACCAACTCTAAGGTTTGGTTTTTGTAG